AAGGTTTCGAGCGTATACGACGTAATGGGTTAAAAATGAATCCTCTGAAATGCGCGTTCGGcgtttcggctggaaacttcttgggtttcttggttcaccagcggggagtagaaatagacaagaacaaagccaaggcgattatcaatgctgaaccacccaaaaccaagaagcagctccagagactcatcggtcaaatcaatttcctaagaagattcatagcaaacacagcgggccgacttcgcagctggagtgttttgctAAGAGGAAAAGAGACCGACGAGTGGATATGGACGGACGAGCAACAGCGGGTTTTCGACGATTTGAAAGGTTACTTGGCAAAACCTCCTGTTATGACCCCTCCAAAGCCGAACAAGCCATTGTTGCTATACCTATCGGCTGCACACGAGTCCCTaggatgtatgctcgcccaagaggacgatGGGGTCGAAAGAGCAGTCTACTACTTAagccgaggattgacggacacagagattcgctataccgacatagaaaaaatgtgtctatgccTGTACTTCACATGCTGCAAGCTGCGATACTATATGTTGCCGGTCGTTGTGTATGTATTATCCCAGACCGATATCATCAAGTATATCTTATCGAAGCCATACCTGAGGAATCGGATTGGAAAATGGGCGATTGCAATGTCCGAGTTTACACTGGTGTACGTTCCTcaaagagcagtaaaaggacaagtGTTGGCAGACTTCTTGGCCGATCACCCTGGTATTACCCTCATGGAAGAGACACCTGGTCGAGTAGACATCACGTCCTTCGACATCGCCGTGTGGAAGATGTGGTTCGACGGATCCAGGacaagccagggggcaggcgcgGGAGTACACATCGTTACGCCCTTGGGGGCATCCTACCAGTTGTCATTCAGACTCCAATTTGAATGTACCAACAATCAAGCGGAATATGAGGCCCTCATATTCGGTTTCGAGATCTTAGCCGAGCTAGGGGCGAAGGCGATTAGTGTAAAAGGAGATTCTTTGCTAGTCATTAAACAAGTGACAGGAGAATTCAAATGCGAGTCCGAGCTGTTGGTGAggtattgcaacaaggcgaaacaCCTGATCGAAGGCTTTCAGGATACAAGGATAGAATACACAGAGAGGGCCGATAACGGCGTTGCAAACGACCTAGCTCAGCACGGTAGTGGTTACAAGGTAAACCAAGAGTTCGACGCTATAGAGAGGGAAACACCGAACCTCCACACCGGGGGCATCACAATCGACGAAAGACAATTCTCGGTTTACCAGCTGGACgtcacccaagattggagggaCGAGCTCCTGAAGTGGTTCGAAAAACCAGACGCCACGAATAGGAGGTTGAGGACTTTAGCCCTTAGTTACGTGGTCTTAGCCGGCGAATTATATAAGAAGGGCTTTGAAGGGATACTCTTCAGATGCATCGGTCCAAAAGAGGCGATGCTTGCTATGGCCGAGGTACACGAAGGTATAGCAGGCGCCCACCAGGCGGGCCCCAGAATGAGGTGGCTTatccataaatacggcttttattggccgaaaatggaacaagactgcATAAGATATGCCAAAGGTTGCGAAGCTTGTCAGAAATTCGGCCCAATACAACACGTCCCGGCCGAAGACCTGCACTCCATCATCAAGCCATGGCCATTCAGAGGATGGGCGGTCGACCTGATAGGGAAAGTATACCCCGGCTCGTCTGATGGTCATACTTTTGTGATTATCGCCACTTGTTACTTCACCAAGTGGGTCGAAGCTAAACCTTTGAAGTCGCCGACACAAGAAGCGGTGATTAAGTTCTTCAAAGAATACATCGTCCACCGACACGGCTTGCCCGAGTCCATAACCACagatcaagggacgatgttcacaggaagcgatataagttggtgggcctcccaaatgaagataaaaatgttGCACTCAACACCGTACTACGCCCAGGCCAACGGGCAAGCCGAAGCCACGAACAAAGCCATCAAGCTCATAGTtcaaaagatgattgaagaaaacccaaggCAATGGCATGTGCTTTTATCAGAAGCTGTTTGGGCGAATAGAACCAGTCAGAAGTCGGCTACTGGGACCTCGCCTTTCAGGCTGGTTTATGGCTACGATgcgatgttgccaatggagctgACCGTCACGTCCACTCGCCGCAGATACCAGAGCGAATTGTCCAAAGAGGACTACTTTGACAAAATGGTGATAGATTCTCTCGACCTTGACGAAGAACGTTTGACGGCGTTAGATCACTTAGAAGCccagaaaagaagggtcgagAGAGCTTACAACAAACGGGTAAAACGAAAAGTTTTTACGGTGGGCGACATAGTATGGAAAGCAGTCTTGCCTATCGGCCATAAAGACACTCGGCTTGGCAAATGGAGTccgaactgggaaggcccctttatTGTGGTCAACAAGTTAGAAGGCGGTGCTTACTTGCTGGCAAACATTGATGGAGAAGAACACGAAAGGGCAATCAACGGCCAATTCCTGAAAAAATACGTCCCTAGCTGTTGGGAGGGCGTAGACCGTCGGTTGTTTGGAGCCACCGAAGAATAATAATATCGGTTATAAACTTCCGCCGAACATCCCGGAGTGAGAAAATTCATGGGGTGTTCGGCCACACTATGTAAACACCGATCATTTGGTAGTACCATTTATGTTTCGGCGTTTCACATCCGTTGAGTTTTTTCGACGGGttctccgtttttctcaacatattgtaatcttttttaataaataacattatttcGTATCGGACCAATTACGGACCGATAATATGAGAATAATCAGACATTGAAGTAATGCAAGTGAAATTTACGGCTCTCTGGCCGAATAAACATTGATTATTGATAAAAATCAGACAAGATACGGCCACCCGACCGATCAAATGGTACTAAAATTCGGAGCCATTACAAAACGCACAAAGCAACTGAATTGTTCTGGACTTGCGAAAAGCTAGAAATTGTTCTGAacttgtaaaaatttaaaaatggcgGAAACAAGCGCCCAGTTCGCTACGAACTTGATTGAACTCGGTCATCGCCGTATCATACTTCGGCTTCATCTTTGAAAGATCCCCCTTGAGCAGATTCCGACGCTTCTTCACCTCTATCCCCTCAGCCATCTCCTTGTCCATCGAAACCTCGAGATCGCCGATGCTTTGTTGTTCAGAACGCAACTCATGCTGCATCAGAGCGATTTTCTCTTCCAGCTCCTTGACACGCGATCGGCGGCCTTGAAGGGTGGTGACAGCAGTCTTAACACTGGCCTTCAAGGAGTCCAGTTTTTCCCTTGACTCAAGCTCCCGCCGAACCAGCTCACCATGCTCGGACTGAATCAAGACCGACTCGTTATACATCCTCTGAAAAGCCTCCAGGGAAGCCGAGAGCCTCGCTACAGCAGAGCAAGCATCTGGCGTTAAAATTTTAACAGGGGCCTCGGCCAGAGCAGCTGTCGCCTTCCTCAACTTTTCAACGCTCTCAGGGGATTTGAAAAGCTGGATGCCTTCGTTCTTCATACTGGCCATCACGGCGAGATAACCTTCCCAGTTCGGGACTTGGACGATCATTTCAGCCACCGGCTCGGTTTCAGGAACAGGAAGAGGCTCTTCGTTGTCACTGTCCGAATCCAGAAAAGCTGCCGCCTTGGCCGCCACATCGGTGATGTGGGGTGGAGAGACTGGAATCTGCCAAGTTCGACCACAATAAAAGATTAGCTGCTAGGCGATATGTTCTGAGGAAGAAAATATAAAGGTCTTACCTTAGAGGTTGGAGAGTGAGTTTGGTCAGCCCCAAGGTTGAGGAATTCGGAGGCCAGGGGCGATAGAAGAGCAGGAGTCTCCATTCTTCTGAGGATCTCCGAGACATTAGGTGTCTGGGAGCTGGTCGCCTTAGAACTTTTGTTAACCTCTTCGGCGCCCTGGGAATCGCCCATGTTCTGCTGATCGCCTTCGATATGGGTGTTTCCCTTAGATGAGGACTGGCAGCTCTGAGACGGCGTAGGGGATGGATTGAACAAGGCCGAACCTTGCAGCTCAGAAGGT
This window of the Mercurialis annua linkage group LG5, ddMerAnnu1.2, whole genome shotgun sequence genome carries:
- the LOC126681503 gene encoding uncharacterized protein LOC126681503, whose product is MIARHNELREKIRQLTSLYDITSAECIYEDQEQDPTGSLRIGDIRLATGKLEDDLAQVQDDLLEINLGTEKSPKPIYINAGLDEGFREQLIALLIEFRDCFAWSYEEMPGLDPDIAEHKLPLKSGFRPFRQPPRRMSREVDTLIQDEIKRLEDAKFIREAQYTEWLSNIVPVMKKNGKLRVCVDFRNLNLATPKDEYPMPVADMLIDRAAGHTILSFLDAHSGYNQVPISKEDISKTAFRCPGPIGAYEWVVMPFGLKNAGATYQRAMNKMFRGLECLEVYIDDVVIKSNTGEVHLADLRKGFERIRRNGWSVLLRGKETDEWIWTDEQQRVFDDLKGYLAKPPVMTPPKPNKPLLLYLSAAHESLGCMLAQEDDGVERATDIIKYILSKPYLRNRIGKWAIAMSEFTLVYVPQRAVKGQVLADFLADHPGITLMEETPGRVDITSFDIAVWKMWFDGSRTSQGAGAGVHIVTPLGASYQLSFRLQFECTNNQAEYEALIFGFEILAELGAKAISVKGDSLLVIKQVTGEFKCESELLVRYCNKAKHLIEGFQDTRIEYTERADNGVANDLAQHGSGYKVNQEFDAIERETPNLHTGGITIDERQFSVYQLDVTQDWRDELLKWFEKPDATNRRLRTLALSYVVLAGELYKKGFEGILFRCIGPKEAMLAMAEVHEGIAGAHQAGPRMRWLIHKYGFYWPKMEQDCIRYAKGCEACQKFGPIQHVPAEDLHSIIKPWPFRGWAVDLIGKVYPGSSDGHTFVIIATCYFTKWVEAKPLKSPTQEAIKMLHSTPYYAQANGQAEATNKAIKLIVQKMIEENPRQWHVLLSEAVWANRTSQKSATGTSPFRLVYGYDAMLPMELTVTSTRRRYQSELSKEDYFDKMVIDSLDLDEERLTALDHLEAQKRRVERAYNKRVKRKVFTVGDIVWKAVLPIGHKDTRLGKWSPNWEGPFIVVNKLEGGAYLLANIDGEEHERAINGQFLKKYVPSCWEGVDRRLFGATEE